A genomic stretch from Mauremys mutica isolate MM-2020 ecotype Southern chromosome 18, ASM2049712v1, whole genome shotgun sequence includes:
- the LOC123352310 gene encoding ficolin-2-like — protein sequence MKLRRQVELPLQSPALAMGRAAQKTLLFLLCLAAAVCQAQDTCPVVRVVGLNSTEKLIILQGCPGIPGAAGPRGDQGAAGHTGQRGPQGIPGKAGKAGRKGDPGDPGRPGIPGAKNCKELLARGNVQSDWYTIYPRDCNAMTVLCDMNTDGGGWIVFQRRVDGSVDFYRDWSSYKRGFGSRLSEFWLGNDNIHLLTSLGPQELRVDLRDFDFNYQFAIYRSFKIAGESERYKLILGEFVNGTAGDSLTDHNGMMFTTQDRDNDFSITNCAITFKGAWWYRDCHMSNLNGLYLSGAYESYADGVNWASGKGHKYSYWLSEMKIRPV from the exons ATGAAGTT GAGAAGACAAGTGGAGCTGCCATTGCAGAGCCCAGCACTAGCCATGGGGAGAGCTGCCCAGAAAACCCTCCTCTTTTTACTCTGTCTAGCAGCAGCAGTTTGTCAGGCTCAGGACACCTGCCCAG TGGTGAGGGTAGTGGGTCTCAACAGTACCGAGAAACTCATTATTCTCCAAGGCTGCCCTGGAATTCCGGGTGCTGCAGGGCCCAGAGGAGACCAAGGAGCTGCAGGACATACAG GACAACGGGGACCTCAGGGGATCCCTGGAAAGGCGGGGAAAGCTGGCCGAAAAG GAGACCCGGGAGACCCTGGACGCCCTGGAATACCTG GAGCAAAGAACTGCAAGGAGTTGTTAGCTAGAGGCAACGTCCAGAGCGACTGGTACACCATCTACCCCCGTGACTGTAATGCCATGACCGTGCTGTGTGACATGAATACAGATGGTGGAGGATGGATT GTGTTCCAGAGACGGGTGGATGGTTCTGTGGATTTTTACCGTGACTGGAGTTCGTACAAGAGAGGTTTtggcagccggctgtcagaattCTGGCTGGGGAATGACAATATTCACCTGCTAACATCCCTTG GTCCCCAGGAGCTTCGCGTCGATCTCAGAGATTTTGACTTCAACTATCAATTTGCTATATACAGATCATTCAAAATTGCAGGGGAGTCCGAGAGATACAAGCTGATCCTTGGAGAGTTTGTTAATGGCACTGCAG GGGATTCCTTAACTGACCACAACGGCATGATGTTTACAACCCAAGACAGAGACAACGACTTCTCTATAACTAACTGTGCTATAACCTTTAAAGGGGCCTGGTGGTACCGGGATTGTCATATGTCCAACCTGAACGGATTATACCTGAGTGGAGCCTATGAAAGCTATGCTGATGGGGTGAACTGGGCTTCAGGCAAAGGGCACAAGTACTCCTACTGGTTGTCTGAGATGAAAATTAGGCCCGTGTAG
- the LOC123352308 gene encoding ficolin-1-like has product MGSFLSPDVSLEGFNSTDKLSILQGCPGIPGATGPRGDSGNPGTRGQLGPWGIPGKAGLTGSKGERGPAGAPGVKGDKGALGATGAPGTAVEEDLEDIRCKKGAKNCKELLARGNIMSGWYTIYPHDCNAMTVLCDMETDGGGWIVFQRRVDGSVDFYRDWNSYKRGFGSQLSEFWLGNDNIHLLSSLGPQELRIDLRDFDNNYEFASFSSFRVAGETSNYTLFTGPFVNGTAGDSLTNHNGMMFSTHDQDNDISEINCAVAYKGAWWYRGCHSANLNGLYLKGAHESYADGVNWQTGKGYSYSYKRAEMKMRPV; this is encoded by the exons ATGGGTTCATTTCTTTCCCCAGACGTGAGCTTAGAGGGTTTCAACAGTACCGATAAACTCTCCATTCTCCAAGGCTGCCCTGGAAttccaggtgccacaggacccagAGGAGATTCAGGAAATCCAGGAACGCGAG GACAACTGGGACCTTGGGGGATCCCTGGAAAGGCGGGACTAACTGGCTCAAAAG GAGAAAGAGGTCCTGCTGGCGCCCCTGGAGTGAAAG GAGATAAAGGAGCCCTGGGAGCTACGGGAGCCCCTGGAACAGCTG TGGAGGAAGACCTGGAAGACATACGGTGTAAGAAAG GAGCAAAGAACTGCAAGGAACTGCTAGCCAGAGGGAACATCATGAGCGGCTGGTACACCATCTACCCCCATGACTGTAATGCCATGACCGTGCTGTGTGACATGGAGACAGATGGTGGAGGATGGATT GTGTTCCAGAGACGGGTGGATGGTTCTGTGGATTTTTACCGTGACTGGAATTCATACAAAAGGGGTTTTGGCAGCCAGCTGTCAGAATTCTGGCTGGGGAACGACAATATCCACCTGTTATCATCCCTTG GTCCCCAGGAGCTTCGCATCGATCTCAGAGATTTTGACAACAACTATGAATTTGCTTCCTTCTCGTCATTCAGAGTTGCAGGAGAGACTTCGAATTACACACTGTTCACTGGACCCTTTGTTAATGGCACTGCAG GGGATTCCTTAACTAACCACAACGGCATGATGTTTTCAACCCACGACCAGGACAATGACATATCTGAGATTAACTGTGCTGTAGCCTATAAAGGGGCCTGGTGGTACCGAGGATGTCATTCGGCCAACCTGAACGGATTATATCTGAAAGGAGCCCATGAAAGCTATGCTGATGGGGTGAACTGGCAGACAGGCAAAGGGTACTCGTATTCCTACAAGAGGGCAGAGATGAAAATGAGGCCCGTGTAG